Proteins from a single region of Nakamurella alba:
- the sdhA gene encoding succinate dehydrogenase flavoprotein subunit, giving the protein MQFHRYDVVIVGAGGAGMRAAIESTKRAKTAVLTKLYPTRSHTGAAQGGMCAALANVEDDNWEWHTFDTVKGGDYLVDQDAAEIMCKEAIDAVLDLEKMGLPFNRTPEGRIDQRRFGGHTRNHGEAAVRRACYAADRTGHMILQTLYQNCVKEGVEFFNEFYVLDIMLTETPEGPVCNGAVAYELATGEIHVFHAKSVVFATGGAGKVFKTTSNAHTLTGDGMGVTFRKGIPLEDMEFYQFHPTGLAGLGILLTEGARGEGAILRNASGERFMERYAPTIKDLAPRDIVARSMVMEVLEGRGAGPHKDYVLLDCTHLGAEVLETKLPDITEFARTYLGVDPVTEPVPVFPTAHYAMGGIPTNIHGEVLRNNTDVIPGLYAAGECACVSVHGSNRLGTNSLLDINVFGRRAGIAAADHANKEGVEVVEAPEAPQAWVEQMVSTLLTSTGSERVADIRIALQETMDANAAVYRTEATLKTALEDVRLLKERYARVSVHDKGKRYNTDLLEAVELGFLLELAEVMVVGALARTESRGGHAREDYPNRDDTNWMRHTMAYKDPARLHELSADITLDYKPVVQTRYQPMERKY; this is encoded by the coding sequence ATGCAATTCCACCGCTACGACGTGGTGATCGTGGGTGCCGGCGGGGCCGGCATGCGGGCCGCGATCGAGTCCACCAAGCGCGCCAAGACCGCCGTCCTGACCAAGCTCTACCCGACCCGCTCGCACACCGGTGCGGCGCAGGGCGGCATGTGCGCCGCCCTGGCCAACGTCGAGGACGACAACTGGGAGTGGCACACCTTCGACACCGTCAAGGGCGGCGACTACCTCGTCGACCAGGACGCCGCGGAGATCATGTGCAAGGAGGCCATCGACGCGGTCCTCGACCTGGAGAAGATGGGCCTGCCGTTCAACCGGACCCCCGAGGGCCGGATCGACCAGCGCCGGTTCGGCGGGCACACCCGCAACCACGGCGAGGCCGCCGTGCGCCGGGCCTGCTATGCGGCGGACCGCACCGGTCACATGATCCTGCAGACGCTGTACCAGAACTGCGTGAAGGAGGGCGTGGAGTTCTTCAACGAGTTCTACGTCCTGGACATCATGCTGACCGAGACCCCGGAGGGCCCGGTCTGCAACGGCGCGGTGGCCTACGAGCTGGCGACCGGCGAGATCCACGTCTTCCACGCCAAGTCCGTGGTGTTCGCGACCGGCGGCGCCGGCAAGGTCTTCAAGACCACTTCCAACGCGCACACCCTGACCGGTGACGGCATGGGCGTGACCTTCCGCAAGGGCATCCCGCTGGAGGACATGGAGTTCTACCAGTTCCACCCGACAGGCCTGGCCGGCCTGGGCATCCTGCTGACCGAGGGTGCCCGCGGCGAGGGCGCGATCCTGCGCAACGCCTCCGGCGAGCGGTTCATGGAGCGTTACGCCCCCACCATCAAGGACCTGGCGCCGCGCGACATCGTCGCCCGGTCGATGGTGATGGAGGTGCTGGAGGGACGTGGTGCCGGTCCGCACAAGGACTACGTGCTGCTGGACTGCACCCACCTGGGCGCCGAGGTGCTGGAGACCAAGCTCCCGGACATCACCGAGTTCGCCCGCACCTACCTGGGTGTCGACCCGGTGACCGAGCCGGTGCCGGTGTTCCCGACCGCGCACTACGCGATGGGCGGCATCCCGACGAACATCCACGGCGAGGTGCTGCGCAACAACACCGACGTCATCCCGGGCCTGTACGCCGCCGGCGAGTGCGCGTGTGTCTCGGTGCACGGCTCCAACCGGCTGGGCACCAACTCGCTGCTGGACATCAACGTGTTCGGACGCCGGGCCGGCATCGCCGCCGCGGACCACGCGAACAAGGAGGGTGTCGAGGTCGTCGAGGCCCCGGAGGCACCGCAGGCCTGGGTCGAGCAGATGGTGTCCACCCTGCTCACCTCCACCGGGTCCGAGCGGGTCGCCGACATCCGGATCGCCCTGCAGGAGACCATGGATGCGAACGCGGCGGTCTACCGGACCGAGGCCACGCTGAAGACGGCACTGGAGGACGTGCGGCTGCTCAAGGAGCGCTACGCCCGGGTCTCGGTGCACGACAAGGGCAAGCGGTACAACACCGATCTGCTGGAGGCGGTCGAGCTGGGCTTCCTGCTCGAGCTCGCCGAGGTGATGGTGGTGGGGGCGCTGGCCCGCACCGAGTCGCGCGGCGGTCATGCCCGGGAGGACTACCCGAACCGGGACGACACCAACTGGATGCGACACACCATGGCGTACAAGGATCCCGCCCGGCTGCACGAGCTGTCCGCCGACATCACCCTGGACTACAAGCCGGTCGTGCAGACCCGTTACCAGCCGATGGAGCGTAAGTACTGA
- a CDS encoding succinate dehydrogenase iron-sulfur subunit: MTVTFGEVDATPTGPGKPAELPPVPDGAIMVTVHIQRFNPEIDEAPHKESYRIPALPTDRVLNLLHYIKWYIDGSLTFRRSCAHGICGSDAMRINGRNRLGCKVLVKDLVTDKKTEITIEPIKGLPLEKDLIVDMEPFFDAYRAVKPYMITHGNEPSREWIQSQHDRDRFDDTTKCILCACCTTSCPVYWSEDAYVGPAAIVNAHRFIFDSRDQAGQERLEILSDAEGVWRCRTTFNCTDACPRGIEVTKAIQEVKRALMFRRV, from the coding sequence ATGACTGTCACTTTCGGCGAGGTCGACGCGACGCCGACCGGTCCGGGCAAGCCGGCGGAGCTGCCGCCGGTGCCGGACGGGGCGATCATGGTGACCGTCCACATCCAGCGCTTCAACCCGGAGATCGACGAGGCGCCGCACAAGGAGTCGTACCGGATCCCGGCGCTGCCGACGGACCGCGTGCTCAACCTGCTGCACTACATCAAGTGGTACATCGACGGTTCGCTGACCTTCCGCCGGTCCTGCGCGCACGGCATCTGCGGGTCCGACGCGATGCGGATCAACGGCCGGAACCGCCTGGGCTGCAAGGTTCTCGTCAAGGACCTGGTCACCGACAAGAAGACCGAGATCACCATCGAGCCGATCAAGGGCCTCCCGCTGGAGAAGGACCTGATCGTCGACATGGAGCCGTTCTTCGACGCGTACCGCGCGGTGAAGCCGTACATGATCACCCACGGGAACGAGCCGTCCCGGGAGTGGATCCAGTCGCAGCACGACCGCGACCGGTTCGACGACACCACCAAGTGCATCCTGTGCGCCTGCTGCACCACCTCGTGCCCGGTGTACTGGTCCGAGGACGCCTACGTCGGGCCGGCGGCAATCGTCAACGCGCACCGGTTCATCTTCGACTCGCGGGACCAGGCGGGCCAGGAGCGGCTCGAGATCCTGTCCGACGCCGAAGGTGTCTGGCGCTGCCGTACCACCTTCAACTGCACCGACGCCTGCCCCCGCGGGATCGAGGTGACCAAGGCGATCCAGGAGGTCAAGCGCGCCTTGATGTTCCGGCGGGTCTGA
- a CDS encoding VOC family protein, producing the protein MTETQQAPAGGTDQDGTPLGTVTWWEIPVADLDVSSTFLTAVFGWTFMPFGEGYLGILNGGGPETLVGGIFKAEPEQVAAAGIQVYINVRDMEDTLAKASAAGGTVRTPRTEVGGDMGWWAEIVDPGGRRIGLCTGSAAA; encoded by the coding sequence ATGACCGAGACGCAGCAGGCACCGGCCGGCGGGACCGATCAGGACGGCACGCCGCTGGGCACCGTCACCTGGTGGGAGATCCCGGTGGCCGACCTGGACGTGTCCTCGACCTTCCTGACAGCGGTGTTCGGCTGGACCTTCATGCCGTTCGGCGAGGGCTACCTGGGCATCCTCAACGGCGGGGGCCCGGAGACGCTGGTGGGCGGCATCTTCAAGGCCGAGCCCGAGCAGGTTGCCGCCGCCGGGATCCAGGTCTACATCAACGTCCGGGACATGGAGGACACCCTGGCGAAGGCGTCGGCCGCGGGCGGCACGGTGCGCACGCCGCGGACCGAGGTCGGCGGCGACATGGGCTGGTGGGCCGAGATCGTCGACCCGGGCGGCCGGCGGATCGGCCTGTGCACCGGCAGCGCGGCTGCCTGA
- a CDS encoding MFS transporter, which yields MSTSTAISVPTGAGRLRLGRAGSFRVVALSYLALMIAGSAPSPIYPIYQREWGFATSTLTEIFAVYAVLLLLALLTVGGLSDLIGRRPVLLAGLGLFTVDMVVFALAPDVQWLFVARVLQGIAAGLSIGAMTAGLIDLAPPGKVRFASVLSALIPAIGLAAGALISGALVRFGPMPTRLVYLVLGAGFLVLAVLVALMPASGDRRPVPLSALTPRMRIPAQARRTFLQVLPALVVPWAQLGFTLSLTSSVALGVFGVHDVFVDCLLVALPCAAGALSGFLTRSTDGQRANQFGMVGMSVGSVITVVGLVIPLVPVYLVGSLIAGLGVGAAISGTFKVLAPLPAEHERAEFFAAFFVAGYLAFSLPAVAAGFAIGSFGLVRTAVVYSAVLVVLALVAMLTGRRRVTREG from the coding sequence ATGAGCACATCAACCGCGATCTCTGTGCCGACCGGGGCCGGACGCCTGCGGCTGGGGCGCGCCGGCTCGTTCCGGGTGGTGGCGCTGAGCTACCTGGCCCTGATGATCGCCGGCAGCGCGCCGTCGCCGATCTACCCGATCTACCAGCGCGAGTGGGGCTTCGCGACCAGCACGCTGACCGAGATCTTCGCCGTCTACGCGGTGCTGCTGCTGCTCGCCCTGCTGACTGTCGGCGGCCTGTCCGACCTCATCGGGCGGCGCCCGGTGCTGCTGGCCGGACTCGGCCTGTTCACCGTCGACATGGTGGTGTTCGCCCTGGCGCCGGACGTGCAGTGGCTGTTCGTCGCCCGGGTCCTGCAGGGCATCGCGGCCGGGTTGTCGATCGGCGCGATGACGGCGGGTCTGATCGATCTGGCCCCGCCGGGCAAGGTGCGGTTCGCCTCGGTGCTCAGTGCGCTCATCCCGGCGATCGGACTGGCGGCCGGTGCCCTGATCTCGGGTGCCCTGGTCCGGTTCGGGCCGATGCCGACGCGGCTGGTCTACCTGGTCTTGGGCGCCGGGTTCCTGGTGCTCGCGGTGCTGGTCGCGCTGATGCCGGCATCCGGTGACCGTCGTCCGGTCCCGCTGTCGGCGTTGACGCCGCGGATGCGGATCCCGGCGCAGGCGCGGCGAACGTTCCTGCAGGTGCTGCCCGCGCTGGTGGTTCCGTGGGCGCAGCTCGGTTTCACCTTGTCGCTGACCTCGTCCGTGGCGCTGGGGGTGTTCGGCGTGCACGACGTGTTCGTCGACTGCCTGCTCGTCGCCCTGCCCTGCGCCGCCGGCGCCCTGTCCGGATTCCTCACCCGGTCCACCGACGGACAACGGGCGAACCAGTTCGGCATGGTCGGCATGTCGGTCGGCTCGGTGATCACGGTGGTCGGTCTGGTGATCCCGCTGGTGCCGGTCTACCTGGTCGGATCGCTGATCGCCGGGCTCGGTGTCGGTGCCGCGATCAGCGGCACGTTCAAGGTGCTCGCCCCGCTCCCCGCCGAGCACGAGCGGGCCGAGTTCTTCGCCGCCTTCTTCGTGGCCGGCTACCTGGCCTTCAGCCTCCCCGCGGTGGCTGCCGGATTCGCGATCGGGTCGTTCGGCCTGGTCCGCACCGCGGTCGTCTACTCCGCGGTGCTGGTGGTGCTCGCGCTCGTGGCGATGCTGACCGGTCGCCGTCGGGTCACGCGCGAGGGCTGA
- a CDS encoding TetR/AcrR family transcriptional regulator gives MPRPSCREQIVDAARTEFHRLGFHGCSVDTITKAAGVPKGSFYNHFPGKEQLAAEVVRRYQEASAWRTADVAGLGPLDELAVRFGALADRHSARSWRRGCLLFNLGAEAGEDSPVLRAAVRAALDDWTARAAALVDAAVRDGSLPAGTDPDRRARFLVTAYEGAVTRSKIEQSDDALDDFFDCALGVARPAPVAATTAPSGAQG, from the coding sequence GTGCCCCGCCCTTCCTGCCGTGAGCAGATCGTCGACGCCGCCCGGACCGAGTTCCACCGGCTGGGCTTCCACGGCTGCTCGGTGGACACCATCACCAAGGCCGCCGGTGTGCCGAAAGGCTCGTTCTACAACCACTTCCCGGGCAAGGAGCAGCTCGCCGCGGAGGTGGTCCGGCGGTACCAGGAGGCGTCGGCCTGGCGGACCGCCGATGTGGCCGGGCTCGGTCCGCTGGACGAGCTGGCCGTCCGGTTCGGGGCACTGGCCGACCGGCACTCGGCCCGGAGTTGGCGACGCGGGTGCCTGCTGTTCAACCTGGGGGCGGAGGCCGGCGAGGACTCGCCCGTCCTCCGGGCCGCGGTGCGTGCGGCGCTCGACGACTGGACCGCGCGTGCCGCCGCGCTCGTCGATGCTGCGGTCCGGGACGGTTCGCTGCCCGCCGGTACCGATCCGGATCGCCGGGCCCGCTTCCTGGTCACCGCCTACGAGGGTGCGGTGACCCGGTCCAAGATCGAGCAGAGCGACGACGCCCTCGACGACTTCTTCGACTGCGCACTGGGTGTCGCCCGCCCGGCGCCGGTCGCCGCCACGACGGCCCCGTCGGGGGCCCAGGGATGA
- a CDS encoding trans-sulfuration enzyme family protein — protein sequence MSAPRRATLAVSAGRPAHEPGNPVNAPIGASVTFHAGKDPVYLRQTGSDVLQGLEEAIGALEGGRALAFSSGMGATAAALDAVPVGAVVVAPRMCYSGTSSLLERHVADGRLVVRFVEISDTAAVVAALEAEPAPALLWVETPTNPLVGIADLPALVAAAHRVGAAVAVDSTWNSPVLLRPLEHGADLVMHSATKYLGGHSDLLMGVLVTADDARFDDLLRRRTLGGAFPGTLECFLALRGLRTLDVRMERAQANAGELARRLDADPRVEKVLYPGLPDFPGHDIVARDHDGFGAMMSFLVAGGADAAEAVCGRVRLVSHGTSLGGVESLLERRARYAVDAANGTPENLLRFSVGIEHVEDLWSDLDQALG from the coding sequence ATGAGTGCACCCCGTCGCGCCACCCTCGCCGTCTCCGCCGGTCGCCCGGCGCACGAGCCGGGCAACCCGGTCAACGCGCCGATCGGTGCGTCGGTGACGTTCCATGCCGGCAAGGACCCGGTGTACCTGCGGCAGACCGGTTCCGACGTGCTGCAGGGGCTCGAGGAGGCGATCGGCGCGCTGGAAGGCGGCCGGGCGCTGGCGTTCTCGTCCGGGATGGGAGCGACCGCGGCTGCCCTGGACGCGGTCCCGGTCGGCGCCGTGGTGGTGGCGCCGCGCATGTGTTACTCCGGTACGTCGTCGCTGCTGGAACGGCACGTCGCGGACGGCCGGCTGGTGGTCAGGTTCGTCGAGATCAGTGACACCGCAGCGGTGGTCGCCGCGCTCGAGGCCGAGCCCGCGCCGGCCCTGCTGTGGGTGGAGACCCCGACCAACCCGCTGGTCGGCATCGCGGACCTGCCGGCACTGGTCGCCGCCGCGCACCGGGTGGGGGCGGCCGTCGCGGTCGACTCCACCTGGAACTCGCCGGTGCTGCTGCGGCCGCTGGAGCACGGCGCGGATCTCGTGATGCATTCGGCCACCAAGTATCTCGGCGGGCACTCCGACCTGCTGATGGGTGTGCTGGTGACCGCCGACGACGCCCGGTTCGACGACCTGCTGCGGCGTCGCACCCTGGGTGGAGCCTTCCCGGGCACCCTCGAGTGCTTCCTCGCGTTGCGCGGGCTGCGCACCCTGGACGTCCGGATGGAGCGGGCGCAGGCCAATGCCGGCGAACTCGCCCGGCGGCTGGACGCCGACCCGCGGGTCGAGAAGGTGCTGTACCCCGGCCTTCCCGACTTCCCGGGTCACGACATCGTGGCCCGGGACCACGACGGGTTCGGCGCCATGATGTCGTTCCTGGTGGCCGGGGGAGCGGACGCCGCGGAGGCGGTCTGCGGCCGGGTGCGGCTGGTCAGCCACGGCACCAGCCTGGGCGGGGTGGAATCGCTGCTCGAGCGGCGGGCCCGGTACGCCGTCGACGCGGCCAACGGCACCCCGGAGAACCTGCTGCGCTTCTCCGTCGGCATCGAGCACGTGGAGGACCTCTGGTCCGACCTGGACCAGGCACTGGGCTGA
- the yhjD gene encoding inner membrane protein YhjD, whose product MASRTDSAQGGAKGITSRPGIAHLIRAAQRFSARLGTQFAAAITYFSFLSLVPILMVAFSVAGFVLAGRPELLNDIRDKITEQIPGGLSDSISGALDTAIDSRLSVGLIGLVVALYSGIGWMGNIRAAVQAQWRSDFDEHQEIAEENFIVGIGRNLVRLVGLGLAIVVSLGLSTAGAALSPQIVRWLGLENQGWLHPILVIVPILLAVAADTLIFIWVYTSLSPRDAHPARKPLLRGALAAAIGFEVLKQALTLLPQLFNRSASYQIFGNIIGLLFFFNLTATLVLFVAAWISTADGTVKEKPWVEQDDEIEEGDLPLTPEVVAQEPISGRKAAGLLGAGALLGFGAGRRRR is encoded by the coding sequence GTGGCGAGTCGGACGGACAGCGCGCAGGGCGGGGCGAAGGGCATCACGTCGCGGCCCGGCATCGCCCACCTGATCCGCGCCGCCCAGCGGTTCTCCGCCCGGCTGGGCACCCAGTTCGCCGCCGCGATCACCTACTTCTCGTTCCTGTCCCTGGTGCCGATCCTGATGGTCGCCTTCTCGGTGGCCGGGTTCGTGCTGGCCGGCCGGCCCGAACTGCTCAACGACATCCGGGACAAGATCACCGAGCAGATCCCGGGCGGGCTGTCCGACAGCATCTCCGGGGCGCTGGACACCGCGATCGACTCGCGGCTGTCGGTCGGCCTGATCGGCCTGGTCGTCGCCCTCTACTCCGGTATCGGATGGATGGGCAACATCCGGGCGGCGGTGCAGGCGCAGTGGCGCAGCGACTTCGACGAGCACCAGGAGATCGCCGAGGAGAACTTCATCGTCGGCATCGGCCGGAACCTGGTCCGGCTGGTCGGGCTCGGCCTGGCGATCGTGGTCTCGCTCGGGCTGTCCACCGCGGGCGCGGCGCTGTCGCCGCAGATCGTCCGGTGGCTCGGTCTGGAGAACCAGGGATGGCTGCACCCGATCCTGGTGATCGTGCCGATCCTGCTGGCGGTGGCCGCGGACACCCTCATCTTCATCTGGGTCTACACCTCGCTCTCGCCGCGGGACGCCCACCCGGCCCGCAAGCCGCTGCTGCGCGGGGCGCTGGCCGCGGCGATCGGCTTCGAGGTGCTCAAGCAGGCGCTGACCCTGCTGCCGCAGCTGTTCAACCGGTCGGCCAGCTACCAGATCTTCGGCAACATTATCGGTCTGCTGTTCTTCTTCAACCTCACGGCGACCCTGGTGCTGTTCGTCGCCGCCTGGATCTCCACCGCGGACGGCACGGTGAAGGAGAAGCCGTGGGTGGAGCAGGACGACGAGATCGAGGAGGGCGACCTGCCGCTCACCCCGGAGGTGGTGGCGCAGGAGCCGATCAGCGGCCGCAAGGCGGCCGGGCTGCTCGGGGCCGGCGCCCTGCTGGGTTTCGGGGCCGGTCGGCGCCGCCGCTGA
- the trpS gene encoding tryptophan--tRNA ligase codes for MTVPSDQSVPAAPTTARPRVLSGIQPTADSFHVGNYLGALRQWVDLQATHETFYTVVDLHAITVEQDPALLRRRTRVAAAQLLALGIEPERSTLFVQSQVPAHNQLGWVMECLTGFGEAGRMTQFKDKSAKGGADRSSVGLFTYPILQAADILAYAADVVPVGEDQRQHLELTRNLAQRFNSRYGATLTVPEPYILKATAKIYDLTEPTVKMSKSSPGGALDLLADVKASVKRIKSAVTDAEREIRFDETNKPGVSNLLTLLSVFTGRDVPQLELDYQGKGYGDLKGDLANAFAAFVEPLQQQVTGYLDDPAELDRILAVGGARAREVADGTLATVYDRIGFLRG; via the coding sequence ATGACCGTGCCGTCCGACCAGTCCGTTCCCGCTGCCCCGACCACTGCCCGGCCCCGGGTGCTGTCCGGGATCCAGCCGACCGCCGACTCGTTCCACGTCGGCAACTACCTGGGCGCGCTGCGGCAGTGGGTGGACCTGCAGGCCACCCACGAGACCTTCTACACCGTCGTCGATCTGCACGCGATCACCGTCGAGCAGGACCCGGCGCTGCTGCGCCGGCGCACCCGGGTCGCCGCTGCCCAGCTGCTCGCGCTGGGCATCGAACCGGAGCGGTCCACCCTGTTCGTGCAGTCACAGGTGCCCGCGCACAACCAGCTCGGCTGGGTGATGGAGTGCCTGACCGGATTCGGCGAAGCGGGCCGGATGACCCAGTTCAAGGACAAGTCGGCCAAGGGCGGCGCCGACCGCTCCAGCGTCGGGCTGTTCACCTACCCGATCCTGCAGGCCGCCGACATCCTGGCCTATGCCGCGGATGTCGTGCCGGTGGGCGAGGACCAGCGGCAGCACCTGGAGCTCACCCGGAACCTGGCGCAGCGGTTCAACTCCCGCTACGGCGCCACCCTGACGGTGCCCGAGCCGTACATCCTGAAGGCCACCGCCAAGATCTACGACCTCACCGAGCCGACGGTGAAGATGAGCAAGAGCTCGCCCGGCGGCGCGCTCGACCTGCTCGCCGACGTGAAGGCCTCGGTGAAGCGGATCAAGTCGGCCGTCACCGACGCCGAGCGGGAGATCCGCTTCGACGAGACGAACAAGCCGGGCGTCTCCAACCTGCTGACCCTGCTCTCGGTGTTCACCGGCCGGGACGTGCCGCAGCTCGAGCTGGATTACCAGGGCAAGGGCTACGGCGACCTCAAGGGCGACCTGGCGAACGCCTTCGCCGCCTTCGTCGAGCCGCTGCAGCAGCAGGTGACCGGTTACCTGGACGACCCGGCCGAGCTGGACCGGATCCTGGCCGTCGGCGGTGCCCGGGCCCGTGAGGTCGCCGACGGCACGCTGGCCACGGTCTACGACCGGATCGGGTTCCTGCGCGGCTGA
- a CDS encoding hemolysin family protein, with product MVSDLLQEIGIVLLFLLIGGAFNAAEVSMISLRESQVRRLAETGGVRGARLERLVSDPNRFLAAVQIGVTVSTMLSSALGATTISARVSDALVSAGMSAGWAHALSLVGITLILSFLSLVIGELTPKRLALQRRESIALLASGPLTLLARLFRPLVWLLGRSTDGLVRLFRGDPHATGDEISSEELQSLVAAHESLTTVERRMIADVFSAEGTLAREVMVPRREVQFLQASLTVSRAARTAIAHPHSRFPVIGRDVDEVVGVVHIRDLLAPRKDLPRSATLVDIAGPVSVIPGTKGVLDALHEMRAAGQHLAVVMDEYGGTDGIVTLEDLVEEIVGEMVAAPGPQEPAPRAGEVDGLLNLDDFAEATGVELPTGPYSTVAGFVMAGLGRLPVAGDAVEVGGRSLTVTEMDGRRVARIAVGVIGVTEQTDAQQALADRHRDAAAAGPVADRPAGTTAPRPATRPVPPRDAGPPPAGSPAPGVSAGGTSTDGVSADGPSTDTGNDDSGNDGSWVRPGRPGERRQVSGTPVR from the coding sequence GTGGTTTCTGACCTGCTGCAGGAGATCGGCATCGTCCTGCTGTTCCTGTTGATCGGCGGCGCGTTCAACGCGGCCGAGGTGTCGATGATCTCGCTGCGGGAGAGTCAGGTCCGGCGTCTCGCCGAGACCGGCGGCGTCCGTGGCGCCCGACTGGAGCGGCTGGTCTCCGACCCGAACCGGTTCCTGGCGGCGGTGCAGATCGGCGTCACCGTGTCGACGATGCTGTCGTCGGCGCTGGGCGCCACCACCATCTCGGCCCGGGTGTCCGACGCGCTGGTGTCGGCCGGCATGTCCGCCGGCTGGGCGCACGCGCTGTCGCTGGTCGGCATCACCCTGATCCTGTCCTTCCTCAGCCTGGTGATCGGCGAGCTCACCCCGAAGCGCCTGGCGTTGCAGCGCCGGGAGAGCATCGCGCTGCTGGCCTCCGGGCCGCTCACCCTGCTGGCCCGGCTGTTCCGGCCACTGGTGTGGCTGCTCGGCCGCAGCACCGACGGCCTGGTCCGGTTGTTCCGCGGCGATCCGCATGCCACCGGTGACGAGATCAGCTCCGAGGAACTGCAGTCGCTGGTGGCCGCGCACGAGTCGCTGACCACGGTCGAGCGCCGGATGATCGCCGACGTCTTCTCCGCCGAGGGCACGCTGGCCCGCGAGGTGATGGTGCCGCGCCGCGAGGTGCAGTTCCTGCAGGCGTCGCTGACCGTGTCCCGGGCCGCCCGCACGGCGATCGCGCACCCGCACTCCCGCTTCCCGGTGATCGGCCGCGACGTCGACGAGGTGGTCGGCGTCGTGCACATCCGCGACCTGCTGGCGCCGCGCAAGGACCTGCCCCGGTCGGCCACCCTGGTGGACATCGCCGGGCCGGTGAGCGTGATCCCCGGGACCAAGGGTGTGCTCGACGCCCTGCACGAGATGCGGGCCGCCGGACAGCATCTGGCCGTGGTGATGGACGAGTACGGCGGGACCGACGGCATCGTGACGTTGGAGGACCTGGTCGAGGAGATCGTCGGCGAGATGGTCGCGGCACCGGGGCCGCAGGAGCCGGCCCCGCGGGCCGGTGAGGTCGACGGACTGCTCAACCTCGACGACTTCGCCGAGGCCACCGGGGTCGAGCTGCCGACCGGTCCGTACAGCACCGTCGCGGGCTTCGTGATGGCCGGTCTGGGGCGCCTCCCGGTGGCCGGCGATGCCGTCGAGGTCGGCGGCCGCTCGCTCACCGTCACCGAGATGGACGGGCGGCGGGTGGCCCGGATCGCGGTCGGTGTCATCGGGGTCACCGAGCAGACCGATGCCCAGCAGGCCCTGGCGGACCGGCACCGGGACGCGGCCGCCGCCGGGCCGGTGGCGGACCGTCCGGCCGGCACCACCGCGCCGCGGCCGGCCACCCGACCCGTGCCGCCGCGCGATGCGGGCCCGCCACCGGCGGGGAGTCCGGCCCCAGGGGTGTCGGCCGGCGGGACGTCGACGGACGGGGTCTCGGCCGACGGGCCGTCGACGGACACCGGGAACGACGACAGCGGGAACGACGGCTCCTGGGTCCGCCCGGGACGGCCGGGGGAGCGCCGGCAGGTGTCCGGGACGCCCGTCCGGTGA